The following is a genomic window from Chryseobacterium sp. StRB126.
CGGCCTCGAAGAGGCCGCCGATTTGTTTTATTATATTTAAATACTGTTATTCAGCATCATATTTACCAATCACTTTCTGAGTAACACCTGAACTGCTGAAACCTCCATCATGGAAAAGATTTTGCATCGTTACTTTTTTAGTAAGATCAGAGAAAAGAGTAACACAATAGTCAGCACATTCAAGAGCCGTAGCATTTCCTAGTGGAGACATATCTTCTGCATACCCAAGGAATCCTCCGAAACCTTTCACACCACTACCTGCAGTAGTCATGGTAGGTGACTGAGAAACTGTATTTACACGTACTTTTCTTTCCCCCCAATAGTTTCCGAAAGTTCTTGCGATGCTTTCAAGATAAGCCTTGTTGTCAGACATATCATTGTAATCCGGGAATGTTCTCTGAGCAGCAATATAAGTAAGTGCCAGGATGCTTCCCCACTCATTCATACAGTCTTTCTCCCAAGCCACACGCATTACTTTATGGAAAGAAACTGCTGAAATATCCCAGCCTTTTTCCAACCAATCGTAGTTCATTTCCGTATAATGTTTTCCTTTTCTTACATTGATAGACATTCCAATGGAATGAAGGATAAAGTCGATTTTTCCAAATTTTGCAACAGCAGCATCAAAAAGTTTTTCAAGATCTTCGATAGAAGTAGCATCTGCAGCAATTACTTCAGAACCTGTTTTTTCGGCTAAACCATTAAGTTCTCCCATTCTCAAAGCGATAGGAGCGTTAGATAAGATGAATTCTGCACCTTCCTCATGACATCTCTCAGCAACTTTCCATGCGATAGATTGTTCATTAAGGGCTCCAAATATAATTCCCTTTTTGCCTTTAAGTAAACCGTATGACATAATTTTTTAATGTTTATTGAAATACAAATGTAGCAATAATTGTGGTTATGACATAATAAAAATGGAGCCTTATCAATTATAAGACTCCATTTTCTTGAAAATATTTATATGACTGAAATTTTAATTGGTTTTCTTGTTCCATTCTGCCTTCACATCCTCTGCAGCATCTTTAGTTT
Proteins encoded in this region:
- a CDS encoding enoyl-ACP reductase, which encodes MSYGLLKGKKGIIFGALNEQSIAWKVAERCHEEGAEFILSNAPIALRMGELNGLAEKTGSEVIAADATSIEDLEKLFDAAVAKFGKIDFILHSIGMSINVRKGKHYTEMNYDWLEKGWDISAVSFHKVMRVAWEKDCMNEWGSILALTYIAAQRTFPDYNDMSDNKAYLESIARTFGNYWGERKVRVNTVSQSPTMTTAGSGVKGFGGFLGYAEDMSPLGNATALECADYCVTLFSDLTKKVTMQNLFHDGGFSSSGVTQKVIGKYDAE